Genomic window (Megamonas funiformis):
TTAGCTTTTGGTCCTACATAGTGAGGTGGCATAGCCATATCCACGGAATAAATTTTCCATTTACCATTCATTTCAAATGGTTGTTTTTCTTTTAATAAATCCATGTTTGCTTCCCAAAGGCTATCGATTGTTCCTACATCTTTCCAATAACCTTCAAATGCATAGGAATATAATCTAGCTTGGTCAGCTAACATTTTTGGAATAATATTTTTACCAAAATCATGGCTAGAAGTTTCATCTTTAGCATCATTTTCTAAGTATTCACGTAAGAAATTCCAGCTAAAGATATAAATACCCATAGAAGCTAAATTGCTTTCTGGTTTAGCAGGTTTTTCGGCAAATTTAGTAATACGACCTTCTTTATCTGTGCTCATAATACCAAAACGAGAAGCTTCTTTCATTGGCACTTTAATTACACCAATTGTAGCTTCTGCTTTATTCTTTTTATGGAATTCAATCATTTTTGCATAATCCATAGTATAAATATGGTCACCAGACAAAACTAATACATAATCTGGATTAGCTTTATTGATAAAATTAATATTTTGATAAATTGCATCTGCTGTACCTTTATACCAATCTGCACCTTTTTCTCTAGCATATGGAGGTAAAATATATACACCACCATTTTTACGGTCAAGATTCCATGCTTCACCAGTACCTAAGTATGTATGCAATTCTAGTGGACGATATTGAGTAAGTACACCTACTGTTTCAATACCAGAATTTGCACAGTTACTTAATGGGAAATCGATAATACGATATTTTCCACCAAATGGTACAGCTGGTTTAGCTATATTCTTAGTTAAAGCTCCTAATCTGCTCCCTTGACCACCAGCCAATATCATGGCTAAGCATTCTGTTTTTCTCATAATATAAAACCTCCTGAAAAAATAAACATAGTCTACACATCTTGTCAATTTCGATAAAAATGCAGGAATTAATCTATAAAAACTATTAAAAATTACACAAATATAACAAATTACTTATAAAAACTTAACAATCTTAACAATTATCGTACATTTTATAAAATTTATATTAAATAAATTTACACAACCCCTTTTTCTGTAAAAACTTCTCAAATAAATAAAATTCGTTACATTTTCATTTGACGATATTACATTTCTATATAAATTTTGTAAATCCTGCTAAAATCCAAAAAAATTTTAAAAAATTTCAAAAAAAAGCAGAGCTTTAAATTTGCTCTGCTAAAATTAGACCTTTTTTATATTTACTTACGGTAGAAATTTGTAAATCAAATTTTTCACTAAGTTCATTTTTTAAAGATAATAAATCTTCCATTCGTCCAGATTTTAATTCTATTTCTACTTCACAAATAGGAGATTTTCTTTCATTTCCCTGCACAAATCCACAATCTAAAGCTATTTCCAGTTTTGAAGCAAACCAATTTATATCTATACATTCACGTACAAAATCAGTTATTACAATCGGAATGAATTTCTTACCTTTAGTTTCTTTGATTAAATTCCAAATCTCACCTACATCCGAAAAAACACTTATATCTGCTTGTAGGCTTGTTACTTTTTTATTAATTTCCACACGTTCAAAAACGCCCTGTGTGTTTACTTTTCCCGATTTATATGTTGCTACAAAACAATTGTTTTCTTGTCGTACACGATAGGCAATTTTATGTTTTTGATAGAATTTTTCTTCCGTATCGTAATAAATAGCCTTCATCACTATACTTTGTGGTCTTTGTCCTTCATTTTCTTGCAAGAATTTACGTATATTTTCTACTTGAGCTTTATCTTTTATTTCCATTTTTATTTCAACTTCTCGATTATTCATGAATTTCCCAACAACCTTTCTCTTTTAATTTTAAGATAGCCTGATGCTTGCAAATCAAACTACTACGATGAGCAATACTTATTATTCTCGTATCTGGTAAATATGTTTTTAACATATCATATAAATTTCCTTCTAAAGTTTCATCAAGTGCTGATGTAGCTTCATCCAAAAATACAAATTTAGGTTTATATAATAAAATTCTCGCAAAAGCTATTCTTTGCTGTTCACCTAAAGATAAAATTCTACTCCAATCATCAACAATATCCAATTTATCTACTAAATTTTCTAACTTACAAGCTATGAGTATTTCTTTTATTTCTTCATCACTATATTTTTCACTGATTACTTCTTCGACTACAGGATAAGAAATTGCCTGTCTTAAGCTACCAAGTGGCAAATATGGTCTTTGTGGTAAGAATAAAAATTCTTCTTCTTTTGGCAAATAAACATTGCCTTTCGCATAAGACCAAAGACCTGCAAGTGTTCGTAAAAGAGTTGATTTACCCACACCAGAAGCACCCATGATCAATAAAGATTGATACTTCATCAAATCAATTGTACAATTCTTGATTAAAACATCTTTATTTTTATTAGGAAGGAAAACATCTACATTTTCTATACCGACTTTAATATTAGAAGCATTATCTATCATTAAATCAGATTTCAAATCCAAAGCTTCACTGACATGACGATTGAAACCATCTAAACGGCGAACTACAGAGCACCACTGTGCTATAGTTGTATAAGCATCTACAAAATATGACATTGCCCCTTGAACTTGTCCAAAAGCATTTGATACTTGCATAATCCAACCAACTTGCACCTCTTTAGCAAACCAACGCGGTGCAGCCAATAATAATGGAATGATAATCGCCAATTGACCATAACCAGCTGTAAAACCGTTTAAGATTTTTTGACGAGTCATAATATCGCGGAAATTGCCAATTACAATCTTAAATCTAGTCAAGAAATTTTCTAACTCAGGCTTTTCACCACGATAAAAAGCAATCGACTCTGTATTTTCTCTGACACGCATCATCGCAAAACGGAAATCAGCTTCATATTTTTGCTGTTCATAATTTAAATTGATAAGTGCCTTACCCACCTTATGAGTGAGATACGTACCAACGATAGAATATACCAAAGATAACCAAACCATATAGCCATAGATAGTAAATTCATAACTGCCAATAGGCACAGTGATAATTCCTGATAAATTCCATAAAATTACAGTAAATGCCACCAAAGTTATCAGTTGACGCACAAGACCAATCGTCAAAGATAAAGTCAACGCTACAAATTGATTAATATCCTCAGAAATACGCTGATCTGGGTTATCCATATCTTTTCCCATCAATTTCAACTTATAATAAGCTCTATTTTCCATCCATCTAACTAAATATTTATCAGTGAGCCATTCACGCCATTTTATCTGCAATAATTGTTGTAAATACACAGAATAAACGCCAATCGCTATATAGATAGCGGCAATCAAGGAAAATTTGCCCACTAAATACCAAAAACTATCAAATTCATAGGCTTGCAAAACATCCCAAAATTCTTTATACCAATCATTTACCAATACCGTCAAAAATACACTAGCTAAATTTAAAATTAAAACAACAGCTAAAATACCATAAGCTTTCCATTTTTGTTCAGAACGCCAATATCCTAGTGCTAAAATTTTAAAAGCCTGTAAATAATACATAATTCTTCTTGAAGTCAAACCATACACCTCTATCCTAAAATTAATTTTCATATCTTCTAAAAAAATATGCTAAAATAAATATATTGCTTACTTTTCTTTCATGAGCAAGAAAAGTAACAAAAGAACTCTACCTCCCGATATCAATTTTACTTTGTCAATTATAAAATTATGTCTATAATGCTCTAAACTCGCTTTGCTCAAACAGTAGAGCTAAAACCATAGCCATAATTTTATCCTTTCCAATAGCCTACGGCTACCGTAAAATTCGCTAACGTGAGGGACATTCGGTATTATTTTTAATAATGCTAAATAATTTGTTATATTTTCCGCATTATAAAATTTAGCGGTAATCGCAAGATTATTGAAAAACATTATCATTGAATACGGTTTTTGCTTAACTGTCTGAGCGTAGCGAGTTTTAAGCTTTGTATGAAATGATAATTTTTTTCAAAGCTTAAATTTTATCTGCGGTGGCTTTCTTTGGTTCGTTTCTTTGCCATCAAAGAAATGAACTTATAATATAAGGAGGAAAAAATTTTTTATGAATATTTTACTAGCTATTGCTGTTATGATTGTTATCATTATTGCTAGTTATTTAGCTGATAGAAAATACCCTACAAAGAGAATATTTATTATTCCTTGTGGCATTATTTTACTTTGTTTTGTAGCTGTCTATAGTTCTTTAGTGATACCATCTTCTTCAAATTCTATCTCCACTGAGCAACGTTTGGCTATTTTAAACGAACAACCTTATTTTATAACATGGTACAATGATTATAAAGAAGATATCAATCAGCTAGATAGATTTGCTACAGTTTATCACAAAATCATTTCTAATTATGAAAATCAATCCATATCTGCAACTGAAGCTTTAAGTCAATTGCAAAGATTATATGATGAAACAAATGCTTTTAATAATTCATTACAAGATGCTTTACCGCCAAGTGAATTATCACAAAACAATTATACATTAGTTTATAATATTTTGGAAAAAACTCGTGTTTATAGTTATAAATTAAATGAAACTGTTCGTCAAAGTATTGTAATCATCAACGAAGGAACTTACAATCAAATTGAGCATAAAGATATTGTAAATAATTTAAATCGCATTTATGCTATTGAAGCTCCTATAATGTTAGATATCAATAACGAAGTATCGCAAATTAAAGATAATCTAACTATCCCAGAAAATTAATCACAAATATAATATATAGATAAAATAAAAGGTGATACTAAAAGTATCACCTTTTTTATTATAATTATTATTATAAATCTTTTACAATTGTTTTGAGATATTCCGCAAAGTCACCAAATAAATCATCACGACGGAGAGCAAATTCTACTGTAGCTTTCAAAAAGCCTAATTTATCGCCTACATCATAGCGTTTGCCGGTGAAATTATAAGCATAAACATTTTCACGTTTTGCCATAACTTTGAGTGCATCTGTCAACTGTATTTCTCCACCTTTACCTGGCTTAGTATTTTGCAATACTTCAAATACATCTGGAGTGATGATATATCTACCAAGCACTGCCATTTGACTTGGAGCTTCTTCAATGCTTGGTTTTTCAATCATGTCATTAACTTTCATCAATTGTTCATTGATAGTTGGTACGCCTGCTACAATACCATAAGAAGAAACCTTTTCTTTTGGCACTTGTTGACAACCTAAAATAGTAGCACCTGTTTGATTATACATATCCATCAACTGTTTTAAAGCTGGCATTTCAGGATTATAAACTATATCATCACCTAATAATACAGCAAATGGTTCATTATCAATGAATGCTCTAGCACATAAAATAGCATCACCTAAACCACGCATATGTTTTTGGCGAATGTAATGTACATTGATTTCTGATGTTTCCTGTACCATTTCCAATAATTTAGTTTTACCTTTAGCTTTTAATTCAGCTTCTAAAATTGGTGCACTATCAAAATGGTCTTCAATTGCACGTTTAGCATGACCACTGATGATCAAAATATCTTCAATACCACTAGAGATAGCTTCTTCCACTATGTACTGAATTGTAGGCTTATCTACTATTGGTAACATTTCTTTAGGTGTTGCTTTTGTCGCTGGCAAAAAACGAGTACCAAAACCAGCAGCAGGTATAACAGCTTTGCGAATACGTTTCATAACAATCTACTCCCTATAATCTATTCAAATAAATAAAATACTTTAAATTATGACAATTTTATACAATCAAAAATCATTATATCATAAAAAAAGATTTTCTTCATAAAATTATTAACTCTATTGATTATAAAGTTTACCAAATTATAACTATGAAGAAAATCTCTCTTTATTATTAATTTTTAGCTATCCTATTCATTCCTATTGTAAGTCTTATTTTTTAATTACTAATCTTATCATTACTATTTCCTCAAAATTTAAGGCTTTATTCTTCGTTTATCTTTTTTATTTCTTCTACACTTAAATTAGTATATTTAGAAATAAGCTTTATATCTACTTTATCTTTTAACATATTTTTTGCAGTTTGTATAGCTTGTTGATATAGCCCTTTTTGCATGCCTTGCTGTAATCCTTGCTGTAAACCCTGCTCTAAACCCTGTTGCAATCCTTCTTCTTTAAATGCATTCATATAGGAATAATAATCTCTTATAGCTTTTTCTCTCTGTTCATATGCTCTACGTTCTATTTTATCCTGTAAAAATGTATCTTCAAATTCTACTGCTTCTTTAATTGCTGGAGTTGTCATCGCTATTTCCTCCAATTCTTCTTTACTATATTTCCCTGAAAAATAAGCAAGCCATGCTTCAGATACTCTTATTTTTCGCATATCCTTTAAGGTAAATTTGGGCAATTCTAAAAAATGTATCTCTATATGGTCCGTAAGTTTTTTATGAGATTTCACATTTAATAGATTATAGATGTTATGCCATTCTTGCTCATCTTCCAAATAATCAAATGCCAATAGATTTATAGCTATAGCCTTCTTTAATTTCTTATATTCAGCACCTTTTTCTAATTGCTCTGAATACATCTTTGACCAATAATATAATGAACGCTCAGCCATTAATTTAAACGGACAAACTTGCACCTCAATATCTACTTGCGTACCATCATTTAAATCCGCTCTAATATCTAATTTAGATAATTTACCATCTAAAGTTAATGGTTCATTATCTTTATCTAAAAAACTTATATCTGTAAAATAGTTTTTATCATCTTTATTTAAAACTCCATTTAAAAAACTAAGTGTTAAATTCTTTCTTTTTTTATCCCCCAAAAGTTTTTTAAAATATAAATCATTTAATCTATTAAAATTTTCCATGATAATATTCCTCCATCATCTATATTATAACACAGAAAAATATCGTAAAAAAATTAAACTGCACTTTCAAAAGTCAAATATAAAGCAACTTTTAAAAATGCAGTTTATTATACTTATTATAAATAAAATCTCTGTTTTTATTTTTATTAATGATTGACCTGTTTAGCTAAAGTTTCATTCATATGTCTTATACCTTCTTCTAAATTAGCCAAATGTTTATCCATGCGAAATAACAAAAAACTTGCCACTACCATAGGAAAACCATAATTTGCTATATACGTAAAAATATATTCCATATTATCACCTTAATTCTTTATTTCTCTAGAGATTTATTAATAAAAGCTAATGCTTTACGATAATTTTTGCTTACAGCTTGTACAGATATGTGCAATAATTTTGCTACTTGTTTATATTTTAATCCCTTAAATACTACCAAGATAAAGACTTCATACTGTTTAGGTGGCAATTGATGAATAATCTTCATTATATCTAATCTAGAAGAAATACTATCAGCTAAATCCTCATCTACTGCCAATAAATCCCCAAATTCTTTTACTTCATCTTCATCATCTGTATTCATTTGAGCAGATAACGATACTTCATTTTGCCAAATACGCAGATATCTACGAAATAAAGTATGTACACCTTGATATACTTTTACTTTAGCGTAACCAGCAAAAGGCACACCTAAAGACTCATTAAAATCCTTAATTGCTTGATAAAAACTAATCACGGCTTCTTCATACGCCTCTTCTTGAATAGATATTAAATGATGTTGTCTAGAAGCACTATTTAATAAATTCTTATACTTATTTAATAATAACTGTATAGCATAATTATCTCCAGCTTTAGCTTTTATTAATAGTCTTTCCATCTAATCGTCTTCTTTCTATCATCAAGAGAATAATTTAAAAGAAAAAGGGGTGACACGCACCCCTTTTTCCTTATTCCGCAGCTATTTCTGCTGTGTCCTGACGATTTACACTACCTAAATTATATTTTTGTAAGCCCGCTATTTTTTGACCGATATCTAAAATATCATCTTCTGCTAAAGAAGGATTGATATAACCGAAACTACGACTGCTATAGCTAGCTTTACCTGTAGAAGTAGTACCTGTTTCCACTTTAATAATGATTTCACATTCTGCGTTTTTCTTAACTGCCATAATACATTCCTCCTAATGAACTATAAAATTATAAATTAAACTTAAGCTAAAACATCTTGTGTAGTAGTTGTGATATATGCTTCTTTAATCGCTGTTGCTTTATGATTATTTTTGATAATAGCCTGTATATCAATCATTTTCTGCATGACTACATCGACTTCGCTCTTTGTCAATTCATCTTTAGGATCTGCCAAATTATATTTAAAATCGTCTCCATTATCTAAAGTAAATACCATTGTTAATTTGCGTGTATCTGCCATTAAAAATCACTCCTTAATTTTAAAATTTAAAAATACATCATAGCTTTAATTGATAACATCTTTTACCGCCGTTTCTTATTCATCTTATCAACTCCTTACACTTATTTACTTGCAACTTAGATTGCAAAAATCAACCCCTAAATCAAAAATTTTTTCTTAGCAAATAAAAAAGGCAAACTATTATCCAAAAACATAATAGTTTGCCTTTCGCTATATGTGCAGTTATGAATTTAAACTTTATATATTTTCTGCGAAGTATTTTCTAAACTTATATTTTTAAGGTCAAATAAATTTGAGGCGTAAAATTTATCCATTCTCATACCAAAACCAATACAAATTTTAAAAATAGTATCTTCTGTAGGATTACGACTTTTTTCACTTAATAAGCTAGCCACAGTTGAAGGTGGCATTCCTGCTTTATTTGCCAAGCCATTTATGCTCAAATTATAAGCCTTACACAATTCCAAAATCCTATAATCTACTGCCTTTATAAGTAGCATTATAATCATCTCGCTTTTTCTTAAATTAACTATATTATACTCTTATAAAAATAAAATGTATTCGACATATCGTAAATTTTTATAAAAATAACAAAAAATTCCCCCTAATTTGCTTAAAAGGTTTAATTTCTTCATTTAAACTGCAAGTAAATCATTAAAGGAGTGATTACTTATGCAAAATTTTCAAGTAGTAGATATCTCAGCTTGGCAAGAAAAACTCAATTGGCAAAAACTAAAAGCAAATAATATTCAAGGCGTTATCATCAAAATAGGTGAGTACACTCATCTAGATGAAATGTTTATCTCACATGTAAATAATGCTGTAACTTATAATCTGCCCTATGGCATATATTATTATGCTCATGCTTCAACAATTGATAAAGCTATAGCAGAAGCTAATTGGGTAGATAAACAAATCAAAACATATCTCAATGGACAAAATCCATCACTTGGCATCTGGTATGATGCAGAAGATAAATCTATACTCAAAAACAATATCAATGTAGCTTATATGATTGGCAATTTCATCAATCAACTAAACGAACTAGATTATAATTATGTAGGTCTATATAGTTCCTATAATTGGCTAACTAATATCATTGACTTAAATCTACTTGCAGATTATATTCCCATCTGGTCTGCTCAATATTATCATGAAAACAGCTTTAAACTAGAATATCCTAATCGCATTTGTAAGATATGGCAATACACAGATCATAAGCAAATAGATGATATGATACTTGATTGTAATATTTATTATGCATAAACCATACTAAAAGAAAACCGCAAAGAAGATATATTCTTTGCGGTTTTTTCTATTTACATATTCAATTCTTGTAAATATCTTAATGAAGCATCCTTCCATGCAGGTAATCTATTAAATCCTGCTTCATCTAAACATTTTTTGCTCATTCTTGAATTATGTGGTCGTTTAGCTTTTGTTGGAAATGCTGTTGATGGTACTGGCTTTACATTTATCTTTATATCTGCTTGTTTAAATATTTCACAAGCAAAATCATACCATGAACATATCCCTTCATTTGTAGCATGGTAAATACCATATTTATCAGAT
Coding sequences:
- a CDS encoding glucose-1-phosphate adenylyltransferase, whose translation is MRKTECLAMILAGGQGSRLGALTKNIAKPAVPFGGKYRIIDFPLSNCANSGIETVGVLTQYRPLELHTYLGTGEAWNLDRKNGGVYILPPYAREKGADWYKGTADAIYQNINFINKANPDYVLVLSGDHIYTMDYAKMIEFHKKNKAEATIGVIKVPMKEASRFGIMSTDKEGRITKFAEKPAKPESNLASMGIYIFSWNFLREYLENDAKDETSSHDFGKNIIPKMLADQARLYSYAFEGYWKDVGTIDSLWEANMDLLKEKQPFEMNGKWKIYSVDMAMPPHYVGPKAKIKNSLVSEGSMICGEVKNSVIFPGVRIAKGAKVSNSVIMPFAKIEADAVVEKAIVAQNSKIEATAQVGSDDGTIVVIPEGETVRPMVVSDATENVNVG
- a CDS encoding inorganic triphosphatase, whose amino-acid sequence is MNNREVEIKMEIKDKAQVENIRKFLQENEGQRPQSIVMKAIYYDTEEKFYQKHKIAYRVRQENNCFVATYKSGKVNTQGVFERVEINKKVTSLQADISVFSDVGEIWNLIKETKGKKFIPIVITDFVRECIDINWFASKLEIALDCGFVQGNERKSPICEVEIELKSGRMEDLLSLKNELSEKFDLQISTVSKYKKGLILAEQI
- a CDS encoding ABC transporter ATP-binding protein/permease, producing the protein MYYLQAFKILALGYWRSEQKWKAYGILAVVLILNLASVFLTVLVNDWYKEFWDVLQAYEFDSFWYLVGKFSLIAAIYIAIGVYSVYLQQLLQIKWREWLTDKYLVRWMENRAYYKLKLMGKDMDNPDQRISEDINQFVALTLSLTIGLVRQLITLVAFTVILWNLSGIITVPIGSYEFTIYGYMVWLSLVYSIVGTYLTHKVGKALINLNYEQQKYEADFRFAMMRVRENTESIAFYRGEKPELENFLTRFKIVIGNFRDIMTRQKILNGFTAGYGQLAIIIPLLLAAPRWFAKEVQVGWIMQVSNAFGQVQGAMSYFVDAYTTIAQWCSVVRRLDGFNRHVSEALDLKSDLMIDNASNIKVGIENVDVFLPNKNKDVLIKNCTIDLMKYQSLLIMGASGVGKSTLLRTLAGLWSYAKGNVYLPKEEEFLFLPQRPYLPLGSLRQAISYPVVEEVISEKYSDEEIKEILIACKLENLVDKLDIVDDWSRILSLGEQQRIAFARILLYKPKFVFLDEATSALDETLEGNLYDMLKTYLPDTRIISIAHRSSLICKHQAILKLKEKGCWEIHE
- the galU gene encoding UTP--glucose-1-phosphate uridylyltransferase GalU, which codes for MKRIRKAVIPAAGFGTRFLPATKATPKEMLPIVDKPTIQYIVEEAISSGIEDILIISGHAKRAIEDHFDSAPILEAELKAKGKTKLLEMVQETSEINVHYIRQKHMRGLGDAILCARAFIDNEPFAVLLGDDIVYNPEMPALKQLMDMYNQTGATILGCQQVPKEKVSSYGIVAGVPTINEQLMKVNDMIEKPSIEEAPSQMAVLGRYIITPDVFEVLQNTKPGKGGEIQLTDALKVMAKRENVYAYNFTGKRYDVGDKLGFLKATVEFALRRDDLFGDFAEYLKTIVKDL
- a CDS encoding Rpn family recombination-promoting nuclease/putative transposase — its product is MENFNRLNDLYFKKLLGDKKRKNLTLSFLNGVLNKDDKNYFTDISFLDKDNEPLTLDGKLSKLDIRADLNDGTQVDIEVQVCPFKLMAERSLYYWSKMYSEQLEKGAEYKKLKKAIAINLLAFDYLEDEQEWHNIYNLLNVKSHKKLTDHIEIHFLELPKFTLKDMRKIRVSEAWLAYFSGKYSKEELEEIAMTTPAIKEAVEFEDTFLQDKIERRAYEQREKAIRDYYSYMNAFKEEGLQQGLEQGLQQGLQQGMQKGLYQQAIQTAKNMLKDKVDIKLISKYTNLSVEEIKKINEE
- a CDS encoding YvrJ family protein; translation: MEYIFTYIANYGFPMVVASFLLFRMDKHLANLEEGIRHMNETLAKQVNH
- a CDS encoding sigma-70 family RNA polymerase sigma factor; the protein is MERLLIKAKAGDNYAIQLLLNKYKNLLNSASRQHHLISIQEEAYEEAVISFYQAIKDFNESLGVPFAGYAKVKVYQGVHTLFRRYLRIWQNEVSLSAQMNTDDEDEVKEFGDLLAVDEDLADSISSRLDIMKIIHQLPPKQYEVFILVVFKGLKYKQVAKLLHISVQAVSKNYRKALAFINKSLEK
- a CDS encoding DUF1659 domain-containing protein — its product is MAVKKNAECEIIIKVETGTTSTGKASYSSRSFGYINPSLAEDDILDIGQKIAGLQKYNLGSVNRQDTAEIAAE
- a CDS encoding DUF2922 domain-containing protein, with the protein product MADTRKLTMVFTLDNGDDFKYNLADPKDELTKSEVDVVMQKMIDIQAIIKNNHKATAIKEAYITTTTQDVLA
- a CDS encoding helix-turn-helix domain-containing protein, encoding MLLIKAVDYRILELCKAYNLSINGLANKAGMPPSTVASLLSEKSRNPTEDTIFKICIGFGMRMDKFYASNLFDLKNISLENTSQKIYKV
- a CDS encoding GH25 family lysozyme, with protein sequence MQNFQVVDISAWQEKLNWQKLKANNIQGVIIKIGEYTHLDEMFISHVNNAVTYNLPYGIYYYAHASTIDKAIAEANWVDKQIKTYLNGQNPSLGIWYDAEDKSILKNNINVAYMIGNFINQLNELDYNYVGLYSSYNWLTNIIDLNLLADYIPIWSAQYYHENSFKLEYPNRICKIWQYTDHKQIDDMILDCNIYYA